From Hippea alviniae EP5-r, the proteins below share one genomic window:
- a CDS encoding ATP-binding protein codes for MKTRIFRNKKLIDRDKEINFLLDWFNQLPELILWVYGPKSSGKTTLIEYVVEKELIKDFKLLQNSRYWIKYINLRRTLVSSYESFIESFFEESGIEKKTEELNRIYDLWVFKLEAKTLKAIKERRINLFKKLIEELGKIDKQKIIIIDEIQTLEDIYINGDRELLKEFLNFCVSLTKETHLSHVVILSSNTVFIDRIYNDAKLKKTSEFFKVDHLDKSIVVEWLSGEGFKENDIELIWDYLGGCIPDIQRMMMLKDKYKSIKEYLEHRAFLAYTEMVMMYQQSKFSKEEIEIFENICKEILNNGSFVLSKDRDSKYLEVISKWAEKEILFFDPLTLEVKGNSRIYEKGMEKLEL; via the coding sequence ATGAAAACCCGTATCTTCAGAAACAAAAAACTCATAGACAGAGATAAAGAGATAAACTTCCTCCTTGACTGGTTCAATCAATTACCAGAGTTAATCCTTTGGGTTTATGGCCCAAAATCTTCAGGCAAAACAACACTCATTGAGTATGTTGTTGAAAAGGAGCTAATAAAGGACTTTAAACTGCTTCAAAACAGCAGATACTGGATAAAATACATCAACCTTAGAAGAACATTAGTAAGCTCATACGAGAGCTTTATAGAGAGCTTCTTTGAAGAGTCAGGCATAGAGAAGAAAACAGAAGAGCTAAACAGAATCTATGATTTATGGGTGTTCAAATTAGAAGCAAAAACATTAAAAGCAATCAAAGAGAGAAGGATAAATCTATTCAAAAAACTCATTGAAGAGTTAGGAAAGATAGACAAACAGAAAATAATAATAATCGACGAAATCCAAACACTTGAAGATATATACATAAACGGAGACAGAGAACTGCTCAAAGAGTTTCTAAACTTCTGTGTCTCTTTAACAAAAGAGACTCATCTCTCTCATGTTGTTATCCTAAGCTCAAATACTGTGTTTATAGATAGGATTTATAATGATGCAAAATTGAAGAAAACAAGTGAGTTTTTTAAGGTTGACCATTTAGATAAGAGTATAGTGGTTGAGTGGTTGAGTGGTGAAGGATTTAAAGAGAATGATATAGAGCTCATCTGGGATTATCTTGGTGGTTGTATTCCAGATATACAAAGAATGATGATGTTGAAAGACAAGTATAAAAGCATTAAAGAGTATTTAGAGCATAGGGCGTTTTTGGCATATACTGAGATGGTTATGATGTATCAGCAAAGTAAGTTTTCAAAAGAAGAGATAGAGATATTTGAGAATATCTGCAAAGAGATTTTAAACAATGGCTCATTTGTTCTTTCAAAAGACAGAGATTCAAAATACTTAGAAGTCATCTCCAAATGGGCAGAAAAAGAGATTCTCTTCTTTGACCCACTTACATTGGAAGTTAAGGGAAATAGCAGGATTTATGAGAAGGGGATGGAGAAGTTGGAATTGTGA